One region of Oryza sativa Japonica Group chromosome 10, ASM3414082v1 genomic DNA includes:
- the LOC4349253 gene encoding putative pentatricopeptide repeat-containing protein At3g25060, mitochondrial, translating to MHLPVFLDDPRRLLSSSAAASASARTLARLHALLIVSSSASHTLISSLAAAYARAGDLAAAESTLTATAASSSIAAWNAIIAAHSRRGSPASALRVFRALPPAARPDSTTFTLALSACARLGDLRGGESVRDRAFDAGYKDDVFVCSSLLHLYARWGAMGDAVKVFVRMPRRDRVTWSTMVAGFVSAGQPLDAIQMYRRMREDGVKGDEVVMIGVIQACTAARNVRMGASVHGHLLRHGMRMDVVTATSLVDMYAKNGLLDVACRVFGLMVHRNDVSWSAMISGFAQNGQSDEALRLFRNMQASGIQPDSGALVSALLACSNIGFLKLGRSVHGFIVRRFDFNCILGTAAIDMYSKCGSLASAQMLFNMISDRDLILWNAMIACCGAHGRGQDALTLFQEMNETGMRPDHATFASLLSALSHSGLVEEGKLWFGRMVNHFKITPAEKHYVCLVDLLARSGLVEEASDLLTSMKAEPTVAIWVALLSGCLNNKKLELGESIADNILELQPDDVGVLALVSNLYAATKKWDKVRQVRKLMKDSGSKKMPGCSSIEIRGTRHVFVMEDQSHPQREEIVSKVAKLDLEMRKMGYIPRTEFVYHDLEEEVKEQQLSYHSERLAIAFGLLNTGPGTRLVIIKNLRVCGDCHDAIKYISKIADREIVVRDAKRFHHFKDGVCSCRDYW from the coding sequence ATGCATCTCCCCGTCTTCCTCGAcgacccgcgccgcctcctctcctcctccgccgccgcctccgcctccgcccggACCCTCGCCCGCCTCCACGCCCTCCTcatcgtctcctcctccgcctcccacaccctcatctcctcgctcgccgccgcctacgcccgcgctggcgacctcgccgccgcggagtCCACCCTCACCGCAACCGCCGCCTCATCCTCCATCGCCGCGTGGAACGCCATCATCGCCGCGCACTCCCGCCGCGGCTCCCCGGCATCCGCGCTCCGCGTCTTCCGCGCGctcccgcccgccgcgcgccccGACAGCACCACCTTCACGCTCGCGCTCTCCGCGTGCGCGCGCCTCGGGGACCTTCGCGGCGGGGAGTCCGTCAGGGACCGCGCGTTCGACGCCGGGTACAAGGACGACGTCTTCGTCTGCTCGTCGCTGCTCCACCTCTACGCGAGATGGGGCGCCATGGGCGACGCGGTCAAGGTGTTCGTCCGAATGCCGAGGAGGGACCGCGTCACCTGGAGCACCATGGTTGCTGGTTTCGTGAGTGCTGGACAGCCACTGGATGCGATTCAGATGTACAGGAGGATGAGGGAGGATGGTGTGAAGGGAGATGAGGTGGTCATGATTGGGGTTATACAAGCGTGCACAGCAGCCAGAAATGTCCGAATGGGAGCTTCAGTTCATGGGCATCTCTTACGGCATGGAATGAGGATGGATGTTGTTACTGCAACAAGCCTCGTGGATATGTATGCAAAGAATGGACTACTTGATGTGGCGTGCCGAGTTTTTGGTCTGATGGTGCACCGGAATGATGTCTCATGGAGCGCGATGATCTCAGGTTTTGCACAGAATGGGCAATCGGATGAGGCACTTCGGTTGTTCAGAAATATGCAGGCTTCTGGTATTCAGCCTGACTCAGGAGCACTTGTTAGTGCTCTGCTAGCTTGCTCAAATATTGGATTCTTGAAGCTAGGGAGGTCAGTACATGGTTTCATCGTGAGGAGGTTTGATTTTAATTGTATCCTCGGTACAGCAGCCATTGATATGTACTCAAAATGCGGCTCCCTAGCAAGTGCACAGATGCTTTTCAACATGATCAGTGATAGAGACTTGATCTTGTGGAATGCCATGATTGCGTGTTGTGGTGCTCATGGACGAGGCCAGGATGCGCTCACTTTGTTCCAAGAAATGAACGAAACTGGAATGAGACCAGATCATGCCACATTTGCTTCTCTTTTGTCTGCTCTAAGCCATTCTGGTCTTGTGGAGGAAGGGAAACTATGGTTTGGTCGCATGGTTAATCACTTCAAGATCACACCTGCTGAGAAACACTATGTCTGTCTAGTTGATCTTTTAGCACGTTCCGGTCTTGTGGAAGAAGCCAGTGACCTGCTCACATCAATGAAAGCTGAGCCAACCGTTGCCATTTGGGTTGCTCTACTTTCAGGCTGTCTGAATAACAAGAAGCTGGAGCTTGGAGAAAGTATAGCAGACAATATCCTTGAATTGCAACCTGACGATGTTGGCGTTCTTGCGTTGGTCTCAAATCTCTATGCTGCTACAAAGAAATGGGACAAAGTCAGACAAGTTAGAAAGCTAATGAAAGATTCTGGAAGCAAGAAGATGCCTGGCTGTAGCTCAATAGAGATACGCGGAACACGCCACGTGTTCGTGATGGAAGACCAGAGCCATCCTCAGCGTGAAGAGATCGTAAGTAAGGTGGCAAAGCTTGATTTAGAGATGAGGAAGATGGGCTACATTCCGAGAACAGAGTTTGTGTACCACGATCTGGAGGAGGAAGTGAAGGAACAGCAGCTCAGCTACCACAGCGAGAGGCTGGCCATCGCCTTCGGTTTGCTGAACACAGGCCCAGGAACAAGGCTTGTGATCATAAAGAACCTCAGGGTCTGTGGTGATTGCCATGATGCCATCAAGTACATCTCGAAGATCGCGGACCGGGAGATCGTAGTGCGAGACGCCAAACGCTTCCACCATTTCAAAGACGGAGTCTGCTCCTGCAGAGATTACTGGTGA
- the LOC4349251 gene encoding LOW QUALITY PROTEIN: monosaccharide-sensing protein 2 (The sequence of the model RefSeq protein was modified relative to this genomic sequence to represent the inferred CDS: deleted 1 base in 1 codon) — MAGAVLVAIAASIGNLLQGWDNATIAGAVLYIKKEFNLQSEPLIEGLIVAMSLIGATIITTFSGAVADSFGRRPMLIASAVLYFVSGLVMLWAPNVYVLLLARLIDGFGIGLAVTLVPLYISETAPTDIRGLLNTLPQFSGSGGMFLSYCMVFGMSLMPQPDWRIMLGVLSIPSLIYFALTIFYLPESPRWLVSKGRMAEAKRVLQGLRGREDVSGEMALLVEGLGVGKDTKIEEYIIGPDDELADEGLAPDPEKIKLYGPEEGLSWVARPVHGQSALGSALGLISRHGSMVSQGKPLVDPVVTLFGSVHEKMPEIMGSMRSTLFPNFGSMFSVAEQQQAKGDWDAESQREGEDYGSDHGGDDIEDSLQSPLISRQATSVEGKEIAAPHGSIMGAVGRSSSLMQGGEAVSSMGIGGGWQLAWKWTEREGADGEKEGGFQRIYLHEEGVTGDRRGSILSLPGGDVPPGGEFVQAAALVSQPALYSKELMEQRLAGPAMVHPSQAVAKGPKWADLFEPGVKHALFVGIGIQILQQFAGINGVLYYTPQILEQAGVGVLLANIGLSSSSASILISGLTTLLMLPSIGIAMRLMDMSGRRFLLLATIPILIVALAILILVNILDVGTMVHASLSTVSVILYFCFFVMGFGPIPNILCAEIFPTTVRGICIAICALTFWIGDIIVTYTLPVMLNAIGLAGVFGIYAVVCILAFLFVFMKVPETKGMPLEVITEFFSVGAKQAKETSCSDQVINQIAGGNFVASKSRCGLNL, encoded by the exons atggcgggcgCCGTGCTGGTCGCCATCGCGGCCTCCATCGGCAACTTGCTGCAGGGCTGGGATAATGCAACCATTGCAG GTGCGGTACTGTACATCAAGAAGGAATTCAACTTGCAGAGCGAGCCCCTTATCGAAGGCCTGATCGTGGCCATGTCGCTCATTGGGGCGACGATCATCACGACGTTCTCTGGAGCAGTGGCTGATTCTTTTGGTAGGCGGCCCATGCTGATCGCGTCGGCTGTCCTCTACTTTGTTAGTGGGCTAGTGATGCTTTGGGCGCCAAATGTGTATGTGTTGCTCTTGGCGAGGCTCATTGACGGGTTCGGGATCGGTTTGGCTGTCACGCTTGTACCATTGTACATCTCTGAGACTGCCCCGACGGACATCAGAGGACTGCTAAACACGCTGCCGCAGTTCAGTGGGTCTGGAGGGATGTTCCTTTCATACTGCATGGTATTTGGCATGTCCCTCATGCCACAGCCAGATTGGAGGATCATGCTTGGCGTTCTATCAATACCATCACTTATATACTTTGCATTGACCATCTTTTACTTACCTGAATCGCCGAGGTGGCTCGTGAGCAAAGGAAGAATGGCTGAGGCCAAGCGTGTGTTGCAAGGCCTGCGTGGAAGAGAAGATGTTTCAG GAGAAATGGCCCTTCTCGTTGAAGGTCTGGGGGTTGGGAAAGACACAAAAATTGAGGAATACATAATTGGACCTGATGATGAGCTTGCTGATGAAGGGCTGGCTCCAGATCCAGAGAAGATCAAACTGTATGGTCCTGAAGAAGGCTTATCGTGGGTTGCCCGTCCTGTTCACGGGCAAAGTGCACTTGGAAGTGCATTAGGTCTCATCTCTCGTCATGGTAGTATGGTCAGTCAGGGTAAGCCCCTTGTGGATCCTGTTGTCACCCTTTTTGGAAGTGTCCATGAGAAGATGCCTGAGATAATGGGAAGCATGCGGAGCACATTGTTTCCTAACTTTGGCAGCATGTTTAGTGTGGCGGAACAGCAGCAAGCTAAAGGTGATTGGGATGCTGAGAGTCAACGGGAGGGTGAAGATTATGGATCAGACCATGGTGGGGATGACATTGAAGATAgcctccaaagcccacttattTCTCGTCAAGCGACAAGCGTGGAAGGAAAGGAGATCGCTGCACCTCATGGCAGTATAATGGGTGCTGTGGGAAGAAGTAGTAGTCTCATGCAGGGCGGGGAGGCAGTAAGCAGCATGGGCATTGGTGGGGGATGGCAGTTGGCTTGGAAATGGACTGAGAGAGAAGGTGCAGATGGCGAAAAAGAAGGTGGCTTCCAACGTATCTACTTGCATGAAGAGGGTGTGACAGGTGATCGCAGGGGCTCTATACTGTCATTGCCTGGAGGTGATGTTCCTCCTGGTGGTGAGTTCGTCCAGGCAGCTGCTCTTGTCAGCCAACCTGCTCTTTACTCTAAGGAATTGATGGAGCAACGCCTTGCTGGCCCTGCTATGGTGCATCCATCTCAGGCAGTTGCTAAAGGTCCAAAATGGGCAGACTTATTCGAACCTGGAGTGAAGCATGCTCTGTTTGTTGGCATAGGGATACAAATCCTGCAACAG TTTGCTGGCATTAATGGAGTTCTGTACTACACTCCACAAATTCTTGAGCAAGCTGGTGTTGGTGTTCTTCTTGCAAACATTGGACTTAGCTCCTCATCTGCATCTATTCTTATTAGCGGACTGACAACCTTGCTGATGCTTCCCAGCATTGGTATTGCTATGAGGCTCATGGATATGTCTGGAAGAAG GTTTCTTCTCCTTGCAACAATCCCTATCCTGATAGTAGCACTAGCTATCTTGATTCTGGTCAATATTCTGGATGTGGGGACCATGGTTCATGCCTCACTGTCCACAGTCAGTGTCATACTCTACTTCTGCTTCTTTGTCATGGGGTTCGGGCCTATTCCAAACATTCTCTGTGCAGAGATTTTCCCGACCACCGTTCGTGGCATCTGCATAGCCATCTGTGCCCTAACATTCTGGATCGGTGATATCATTGTGACATACACCCTCCCCGTGATGCTCAACGCCATTGGACTCGCTGGAGTGTTTGGAATCTACGCAGTGGTCTGCATACTGGCTTTCCTGTTTGTCTTCATGAAGGTGCCGGAGACAAAGGGCATGCCTCTTGAAGTCATCACCGAGTTCTTCTCTGTCGGAGCAAAGCAGGCCAAGGAG ACTAGTTGCTCGGATCAAGTGATCAATCAGATTGCTGGTGGTAATTTTGTTGCTTCCAAATCGCGCTGCGGGTTAAACCTGTGA
- the LOC4349250 gene encoding protein PLASTID MOVEMENT IMPAIRED 1: MAGSGGEAMASSGLDLGEYLDRPDAIHRRAASVAIVRSGGGDGPRIVDGGRDDRRARSSRRLSLSSWRRPAGGETSVESRRYGFTAAAAAEVGGKTRAAAIWEWKPVRVLSRIGKRRCGCLLSVEVAGVRGVPASMDGLRLAVTVRKAETKDGAVQTMPATVRGGCADFVETLFVRCNIYFAGGAGTGKPLKLEPRRFVVSVVPAEAPGVRLGAHAVDVSSLVLDSLQKSSEGRRVRWFDTAVTLSGKATGGELLLKLGFQLMDDAGLCLYTQAATEKVDVVDDVSPALARAHNKNSFSVARTSGPKLSASDAAISPSMRAYKQLIDRLSVDEHGDPVTSLIPRKLADDELSGDVGLPEYEVVDKGVETVKEVVHYHAHRDVLKELDSIAEQIEAIEALMTNGGKKSPPSPKKVDQKQCLDADEEMVTVEFLRKLEVVDDKGRKLKQPMTPRSESEKKAAAAAPPVVPDLGPGLGTAVQTRDGGFLVSMNPFDLPLEKGDAPPKLAMQVSRPFVLPSSMAATGFDVLQKMAAAGGADEVRDKVARLGGMDNLTGKTPEQVGFEGIAEAVIGGRRTEGASSSAARSVRLVRKLAAAVSDGRSERVATGIWTAADDPETLEEVIAFSLQKLEAMAVDALMIQAEMADEDAPFEVAPAAGDATTVFDALVSPDEWSESRGSDGRVTVVAAIQLRDPSRRYEAVGAPMVAVVQSARLLGAAGNSGGRFKVRSLHVGGVQLRCPVGGGAGGGRASWGAERQKLTAMQWALAHGPARAAGRRARTPTTTTTPSSQARQRPDVVWSLSSRVLAGMWLKTVRNPDVRVGATAAGSGGGGN, encoded by the coding sequence ATGGCGGGCTCCGGTGGCGAGGCGATGGCGAGCTCTGGGCTTGACCTGGGCGAGTACCTCGATCGGCCGGACGCTATCCACCGGCGAGCGGCGTCGGTCGCCATCGTGAGGTCCGGTGGTGGCGATGGGCCGAGgattgtggatggagggagggaTGATCGGAGGGCGCGGTCGTCGCGCCGGCTCTCGCTGTCgtcgtggaggaggccggccggcggcgagacgtCGGTGGAGTCGAGGAGGTATGGTtttacggcggcggcggcggccgaggttgGGGGGaagacgagggcggcggcgatatGGGAGTGGAAGCCGGTGCGCGTGCTCTCTCGCATCGGGAAGCGCCGGTGCGGGTGCCTCCTGTCCGTCGAGGTGGCCGGCGTCCGCGGCGTTCCGGCCTCCATGGacggcctccgcctcgccgtcacGGTGCGCAAGGCGGAGACGAAGGACGGCGCGGTGCAGACGATGCCGGCGACGGTgcgcggcggctgcgccgaCTTCGTCGAGACGCTCTTCGTCAGGTGCAACATCtacttcgccggcggcgccggcaccggGAAGCCGCTGAAGCTCGAGCCGCGGCGGTTCGTCGTGTCCGTCGTCCCCGCCGAGGCGCCCGGCGTCCGTCTCGGGGCGCATGCCGTCGACGTCAGCTCCCTCGTGCTCGACTCCCTCCAGAAGAGCTCCGAGGGCCGCCGTGTCCGGTGGTTCGACACGGCCGTCACCCTCTCCGGcaaggccaccggcggcgagctgcTGCTCAAGCTGGGGTTCCAGCTCATGGACGACGCCGGCCTCTGCCTCTACACCCAGGCGGCAACGGAGAAGGtcgacgtcgtcgacgacgtGTCGCCGGCTCTTGCCAGAGCTCACAACAAGAACTCGTTCAGCGTCGCGAGGACGTCGGGGCCCAAGCTTTCAGCATCCGACGCGGCCATCTCGCCCTCCATGAGAGCCTACAAGCAGCTCATCGATAGGCTCAGCGTCGACGAGCATGGAGATCCTGTGACGTCGCTGATCCCTCGGAAGCTCGCCGACGACGAACTTTCCGGCGACGTCGGCCTCCCGGAGTACGAGGTGGTTGACAAGGGCGTCGAGACCGTCAAAGAGGTCGTCCACTACCATGCTCACCGCGACGTGCTCAAAGAGCTCGACTCCATTGCCGAGCAGATCGAGGCCATCGAGGCGCTGATGACGAACGGCGGCAagaagtcgccgccgtcgccgaagaaGGTGGATCAGAAGCAGTGCCTCGACGCGGATGAGGAGATGGTGACGGTGGAGTTTCTACGGAAGCTCGAGGTAGTCGACGATAAGGGCAGGAAGCTGAAGCAGCCCATGACGCCGAGAAGCGAGTcggagaagaaggcggcggcggcggcgccgccggtggtgccGGACTTGGGGCCGGGCCTTGGGACGGCGGTGCAAACGCGCGACGGCGGATTCTTGGTGTCCATGAACCCGTTCGACTTGCCTCTTGAGAAAGGAGATGCACCCCCGAAGCTCGCCATGCAGGTGTCGAGGCCGTTCGTGCTGCCGAGCTCCATGGCCGCGACTGGGTTCGACGTCCTCcagaagatggcggcggcgggcggcgccgacgaggtccgGGACAAGGTGGCGAGGCTCGGCGGCATGGACAACCTCACGGGGAAGACGCCCGAGCAGGTGGGCTTCGAGGGCATCGCGGAGGCGGTCATCGGCGGGCGGCGCACCGAGGGCGCGAGCTCGAGCGCCGCCCGGTCCGTCCGGCTCGTCCggaagctcgccgccgccgtgtccgatGGCCGGAGCGAGCGCGTCGCCACCGGCATCTGGACCGCGGCGGACGACCCGGAGACGCTGGAGGAGGTGATCGCCTTCTCCCTGCAGAAGCTGGAGGCCATGGCCGTGGACGCGCTCATGATCCAGGCCGAGATGGCCGACGAGGACGCGCCGTTCGAGGTGGCGCCGGCCGCGGGCGACGCCACCACCGTGTTCGACGCGCTGGTGTCGCCCGACGAGTGGTCGGAGTCACGCGGCTCCGACGGCCGCGtcacggtggtggcggccaTCCAGCTGCGCGACCCGTCGCGGCGCTACGAGGCGGTGGGCGCGCCGATGGTGGCCGTCGTGCAGTCGGCGAGGCTGCTCGGCGCGGCGGGGAACAGCGGCGGGAGGTTCAAGGTGAGGAGCCTGCACGTCGGCGGCGTGCAGCTGCGGTGCCCggtgggaggcggcgccggcggcggccgcgcgagcTGGGGCGCGGAGAGGCAGAAGCTGACGGCAATGCAGTGGGCGCTCGCGCACGGgccggcgcgcgccgcgggCAGGAGAGcgcggacgccgacgacgacgacgacgccgtcgtCTCAGGCGAGGCAGCGGCCGGACGTCGTGTGGAGCTTGTCGTCGCGGGTGCTCGCCGGGATGTGGCTCAAGACGGTGCGCAACCCGGATGTCAGAgttggcgccaccgccgccggcagcggcggcggcggcaactga
- the LOC4349252 gene encoding RING-H2 finger protein ATL80, which translates to MLRPPTPTRRLLQSVGGGSNPNRIPGIPPADPPSGGVSSDVVVILAALLCALICVVGLAAVARCARNRRNSGGAGAGAGSASPSHSPAHAGHFGGGGSGGGGVTTTTAATTAAKGLKKKALKALPKLAYADAVAAAAAARGTVVGEEEEGKVEVLAECAICLSEFGEREEVRVMPQCGHGFHVACVDTWLRSNSSCPSCRRPIVLDDPSPPKRCRKCEAIVLEAVVAASSSSSSSAATATGSGGGGGGGGGRFLP; encoded by the coding sequence ATGctccggccgccgacgccgacgcggcgccTCCTCCAGAGCGTCGGCGGTGGGAGCAACCCCAACCGCATCCCTGGCATCCCGCCCGCCGATCCCCCCTCCGGCGGCGTCAGCTCCGATGTCGTCGTCatcctcgccgccctcctctgCGCCCTCATCTGCGtcgtcggcctcgccgccgtcgcccgctgcGCCCGTAACCGCCGCAACAGCGgcggagccggcgccggcgccggctccgcCTCCCCGTCGCACAGCCCGGCCCACGCGGGGCACTTcggcggaggagggagcggaggtggcggcgtaacgacgacgacggcggcgacgaccgccgCCAAGGGGCTGAAGAAGAAGGCGCTGAAGGCGCTGCCGAAGCTGGCGTACGcggacgcggtggcggcggcggcggcggcgaggggcacggtggtgggggaggaggaggaggggaaggtggAGGTGCTCGCCGAGTGCGCCATCTGCCTTTCCGAGTTCGgcgagcgggaggaggtccgcgTGATGCCGCAGTGCGGCCATGGCTTCCACGTCGCCTGCGTCGACACCTGGCTCCGATCCAACTCCTCCTgcccctcctgccgccgccccaTCGTCCTCGACGACCCCTCGCCGCCCAAGCGCTGCCGCAAGTGCGAGGCCATAGTCCTcgaggccgtcgtcgccgcctcctcctcctcctcctcctccgccgccaccgccaccggcagcggcggaggcggcggcggtggcggtggccgatTCTTGCCGTAG